One genomic segment of Pseudocalidococcus azoricus BACA0444 includes these proteins:
- a CDS encoding GNAT family N-acetyltransferase: protein MTPYFCLPDEYSIRLAENYQDTWNVFVHQCLKKDKEKRKINCLRSQNSQSLSLLWIVILCLGLLSALAIAYILKEWIYLLWFLLIFVGSLTITYTLLLSWIFVEVVIRNYILVKKNKRRLLIVLYKHQFAGSILLESRRNYGVLLGLYVCPSHRKKGIGSCLVQCGIRGIRTSIYVHAIKGTEGFYEKNNFSKSHDQPGYNMILKRSSIGYGR from the coding sequence ATGACTCCATACTTCTGTCTTCCAGATGAGTACTCAATTCGTTTGGCTGAAAACTACCAAGATACATGGAATGTTTTTGTACATCAGTGCCTGAAAAAGGACAAAGAGAAGAGAAAAATTAACTGCTTAAGATCCCAAAATAGTCAATCTTTATCATTACTTTGGATTGTTATTCTTTGCCTAGGTTTACTATCAGCTTTAGCTATAGCTTATATTCTCAAAGAATGGATTTATTTACTCTGGTTCTTGTTAATCTTTGTCGGTTCTTTAACCATCACCTACACTCTGCTATTGAGTTGGATATTCGTTGAAGTTGTCATCAGAAACTATATTCTTGTCAAGAAGAATAAAAGGCGTTTATTAATTGTTCTCTATAAGCATCAGTTTGCTGGCTCTATCCTACTTGAATCTCGAAGAAACTACGGTGTTCTGCTTGGCCTCTATGTTTGTCCTAGTCATCGCAAAAAGGGGATTGGTTCATGTTTGGTACAGTGTGGTATCAGAGGCATTAGAACCTCTATCTACGTCCATGCTATTAAGGGTACAGAGGGTTTCTATGAGAAAAATAACTTTTCCAAGAGTCATGATCAGCCTGGCTACAATATGATTCTTAAAAGATCATCCATCGGTTATGGCCGCTAG
- a CDS encoding photosystem II protein, Psb35-related, translating to MVLLISLFVVGWVAAAVIGTQAYFLGEQSKPIHERNWRSESFEQIAKSVTGQGTDYGTRVPGFEVVDAYNSSLIPDA from the coding sequence ATGGTTTTATTAATTTCATTGTTTGTTGTGGGTTGGGTTGCGGCGGCCGTCATTGGCACCCAAGCTTACTTTCTGGGTGAGCAGTCTAAGCCCATTCATGAACGCAACTGGCGGTCTGAGTCCTTTGAACAAATTGCAAAATCTGTCACAGGGCAAGGAACCGACTATGGGACTCGTGTACCTGGGTTTGAGGTTGTGGATGCCTACAACAGCAGTTTAATTCCTGACGCTTAA
- a CDS encoding geranylgeranyl reductase family protein: MYDCVIVGAGPAGGSAAYHLAKRGRSVLVLEKETLPRYKPCGGGVSPQVAQWFDFDFSPAISLKLRSVRYTWNKEDPVEVELASQEPIWMVRRDVFDHFLIKQAQLQEAELRDGTEVLGISWHSDHWEIKTAAGLVQGKYLIAADGGKGKLAQLLGFKERKRRLAGALEAEAPVEHQDHAVHFEFGLVKNGYIWNFPKADGYSVGIGTFRGGEPQDFKKILQNYATLFNLDISQARQYGHPICLWDGKQKLHTQNALLAGEAACVVDPFSAEGIRPSIYSGMQAGLAIDRALGGDSNALSDYSTLINEEWGSDMAWAQRLAGLFYRVPHLGYKLGVKRPSATRRMGLILSGEMRYRDIADRAIKRLTAGLVPGRGTTI, from the coding sequence ATGTATGATTGCGTCATTGTCGGAGCCGGGCCGGCGGGTGGATCTGCGGCATATCATTTAGCCAAGCGTGGTCGCTCCGTACTGGTTTTGGAAAAAGAAACCTTGCCCCGTTATAAGCCCTGTGGGGGAGGCGTTTCACCCCAAGTTGCCCAATGGTTTGACTTTGACTTTAGCCCGGCTATTTCTCTCAAACTTAGATCTGTCCGTTACACCTGGAATAAAGAAGATCCGGTTGAGGTAGAGCTGGCTTCCCAAGAACCCATTTGGATGGTGCGGCGGGATGTGTTTGATCACTTTTTAATCAAACAAGCTCAATTACAGGAGGCTGAACTGCGGGATGGTACAGAGGTTTTGGGGATTTCCTGGCACAGTGATCACTGGGAGATTAAAACTGCGGCTGGCTTGGTGCAGGGAAAATATCTGATTGCGGCCGATGGGGGTAAGGGTAAACTGGCCCAACTATTGGGATTTAAGGAGCGCAAACGCCGCCTGGCTGGGGCCTTGGAAGCCGAAGCTCCAGTTGAACATCAAGATCATGCCGTACATTTCGAGTTTGGCCTGGTTAAAAATGGTTATATCTGGAATTTTCCCAAGGCAGATGGTTATTCCGTTGGCATTGGCACATTTCGCGGCGGGGAACCCCAAGACTTTAAGAAAATCCTCCAGAACTATGCCACTCTGTTTAATCTGGATATTTCCCAGGCCCGCCAGTATGGTCATCCCATTTGTCTATGGGACGGCAAACAAAAACTCCACACCCAGAATGCCCTCTTAGCCGGAGAAGCCGCCTGTGTGGTGGATCCCTTTTCCGCCGAGGGAATTCGTCCTTCAATCTATAGCGGGATGCAGGCCGGCTTGGCGATTGACCGGGCTTTGGGTGGGGATAGCAATGCCTTGAGTGATTATTCGACCCTAATCAATGAAGAATGGGGGAGTGACATGGCCTGGGCCCAGCGGTTAGCCGGATTATTTTATCGAGTCCCCCATCTGGGTTATAAACTTGGAGTCAAACGTCCCTCTGCCACCCGCCGGATGGGATTGATTCTCTCAGGGGAAATGCGCTATCGAGATATTGCTGACCGGGCGATCAAACGTCTGACTGCAGGGCTTGTCCCAGGCCGGGGTACAACCATTTAG
- a CDS encoding HhoA/HhoB/HtrA family serine endopeptidase yields MVIPQLSNLLRWSGGILLPIWVSICWLGLGGNLVWAESEVPIPHSFVAQAVARVGPAVVRIDTERTITRTVDPFFSDPLFRQFFPGLGQLPPQEDRQRGQGSGFIIDPSGIVLTNAHVVSDADTVNVTLKDGRIFAGEVRGADPVSDLAVVKLKGVKGELPVAPLGNSQEVLVGDWAIAVGNPLGLDNTVTLGIVSTLHRSSAQVGIPDKRLDFIQTDAAINPGNSGGPLLNQAGEVIGINTAIRADAMGIGFAIPIDKAKSLKDRLVRGDKIKHAYIGIQMTNLTPSLAAENNRNPNSPVMLPEVEGVLVVQVFANTPAAGAGLRWGDVITAVDGETITSADQLQGLVDQADVGQQLSLKIRRGEQIKQIAVRTGELPGTA; encoded by the coding sequence ATGGTCATTCCACAATTGAGTAACCTACTGAGATGGTCTGGCGGGATTTTGCTGCCGATTTGGGTTAGCATCTGCTGGCTAGGCCTGGGGGGAAACTTAGTTTGGGCTGAATCTGAAGTCCCGATTCCCCATAGTTTTGTCGCCCAGGCCGTGGCGCGAGTTGGCCCAGCTGTTGTCCGAATTGATACAGAGCGGACTATTACCCGGACTGTGGATCCCTTTTTTAGCGATCCCCTGTTTCGGCAATTCTTTCCCGGCCTGGGTCAACTGCCCCCCCAGGAAGATCGGCAGCGGGGCCAAGGTTCAGGATTCATTATTGATCCCAGCGGAATTGTCCTCACCAATGCCCATGTCGTCAGTGATGCAGATACGGTGAATGTCACCCTGAAAGATGGGCGCATTTTTGCCGGGGAAGTGCGGGGGGCGGATCCGGTCTCGGATTTGGCTGTTGTCAAACTAAAAGGCGTGAAAGGAGAACTACCGGTTGCGCCCTTGGGCAATTCGCAGGAAGTATTAGTGGGGGATTGGGCCATTGCGGTGGGTAACCCTCTGGGCCTGGATAACACAGTCACCTTAGGGATTGTCAGCACTCTCCATCGATCTAGTGCTCAAGTTGGCATTCCCGATAAGCGTTTAGATTTTATTCAAACCGATGCGGCCATCAATCCAGGCAATTCCGGTGGGCCCTTACTCAACCAGGCCGGGGAAGTGATTGGGATTAACACGGCGATTCGGGCCGATGCAATGGGGATTGGCTTTGCAATTCCGATTGATAAGGCAAAGTCCCTCAAGGATCGCCTAGTCCGCGGTGACAAAATTAAGCACGCCTACATCGGCATCCAAATGACCAACCTGACCCCCAGTCTGGCCGCTGAAAATAATCGCAACCCCAATTCTCCTGTGATGTTACCGGAAGTTGAAGGTGTCTTGGTCGTGCAGGTCTTTGCCAATACTCCGGCAGCGGGGGCAGGTTTACGCTGGGGGGATGTGATTACGGCTGTGGATGGGGAAACGATTACCTCTGCAGATCAACTCCAAGGCCTGGTAGATCAAGCCGATGTCGGGCAGCAACTCAGTCTCAAAATCCGTCGAGGTGAGCAAATCAAACAAATTGCCGTTCGCACCGGGGAGTTACCAGGGACAGCTTAG
- a CDS encoding HAD family hydrolase — protein MGLGAVLFDFNGVIIDDEAIHARLIADILLSENLRPQADEYQQFCLGRSDRDCLDNVLSRRGRYVNGAYLDKLLGQKSQAYQAELSQLTPLPLFPGVVEFIQQLIAADIKLGLVTGSIRTEVELILGRAGLRDYFSVVVTADQITVGKPDPSGYLLALDQLQTQFPGLDLTPPHCLVIEDTFMGIEAARRAGLPVLGIAHTFPFHMLQRRCNWVIDRFEELDLTYVQQVYAQKQELKASA, from the coding sequence ATGGGGTTAGGGGCAGTTTTATTTGATTTTAATGGGGTGATTATTGACGATGAGGCCATTCACGCCCGCTTAATTGCCGATATTTTACTGAGCGAAAACCTCCGTCCCCAGGCCGATGAATATCAACAGTTTTGTTTGGGCCGCTCGGATCGGGATTGTTTGGATAATGTGCTCAGTCGGCGGGGGCGTTATGTGAATGGGGCCTATTTGGATAAACTCTTAGGACAAAAATCCCAGGCCTACCAAGCTGAATTATCCCAATTAACCCCTTTACCCCTCTTTCCGGGCGTGGTGGAGTTTATTCAACAACTGATTGCGGCAGACATCAAGCTGGGCCTGGTAACGGGTTCAATTCGGACAGAAGTGGAGTTAATTTTGGGACGGGCTGGCCTAAGGGATTATTTCTCGGTAGTTGTCACAGCGGATCAAATCACAGTCGGCAAACCAGATCCGAGTGGCTATCTTTTGGCTCTCGATCAACTCCAAACCCAATTTCCTGGCCTGGACTTAACCCCACCCCATTGCCTCGTGATTGAAGATACGTTTATGGGGATTGAAGCGGCGCGCCGGGCCGGACTACCCGTACTAGGCATTGCCCATACCTTTCCCTTTCATATGTTGCAGCGGCGGTGCAATTGGGTGATTGATCGCTTTGAGGAATTAGATTTAACCTATGTTCAGCAGGTCTATGCCCAAAAACAGGAGTTGAAAGCCTCAGCTTGA
- a CDS encoding ABC-F family ATP-binding cassette domain-containing protein: MLRLSHISKIYPTGEVLKDVNWEVKPGDRIGLVGMNGAGKSTQLKIIAGEMEPTDGEVIRPASLKIAYLTQEFEVEPSRTVREEFWTVFAEANATQQALLDVQQEMNTTDMEELERLIHRLDRLQRQFEGLDGYGLEARIEKILPEMGFEVGDGDRLVSSFSGGWQMRMSLGKILLQAPDLLLLDEPTNHLDLETIEWLENYLRGLVTPMVIVSHDREFLDRLCTQIVETERGVSSTYLGNYSAYIEQKNLNQEAQLSAFERQQKELEKQQTFVDRFRASATRSTQAKSREKQLAKVERIAAPVDSVRTLRFQFPPAPRSGREVVMIEDLVHSYGDKILFLGAELLLERGDRVAFLGPNGAGKSTLLRLIMGLETPQSGMVKLGDHNVIPGYFEQNQAEALDFDKLVVETIHDEVPQWTNEEVRTLLGRFLFSGDTVYKKVAALSGGEKARLALAKMLLRPANLLILDEPTNHLDIPAKEMLESALQAYDGTVVVVSHDRYFISQVANKIVEIRDGEFKVYQGDYHYYLDKVAEEKEAARLAQFTAAKASKAAAKKAKAKKKS, from the coding sequence ATGCTGCGGTTGTCCCATATCAGTAAAATTTATCCCACCGGGGAAGTCCTCAAGGATGTGAATTGGGAGGTTAAGCCTGGGGATCGGATTGGCCTGGTGGGGATGAACGGGGCTGGCAAATCAACACAACTAAAAATTATTGCGGGGGAAATGGAACCCACCGATGGGGAAGTGATTCGGCCGGCCAGCCTAAAAATTGCTTATTTAACCCAAGAGTTTGAAGTCGAACCTAGCCGAACTGTGCGGGAAGAGTTTTGGACAGTCTTTGCCGAGGCCAATGCAACCCAGCAGGCTTTATTAGATGTCCAACAGGAGATGAACACAACGGACATGGAGGAACTGGAGCGGCTGATTCACCGATTGGATCGACTCCAACGCCAATTTGAGGGGTTAGATGGCTATGGTCTGGAGGCTCGGATTGAGAAAATTCTCCCGGAGATGGGTTTTGAGGTGGGGGATGGCGATCGTTTGGTGAGTTCCTTTAGTGGGGGTTGGCAGATGCGGATGAGTTTGGGCAAAATTCTCCTCCAGGCCCCGGATCTGTTGCTTTTAGACGAACCCACTAACCATTTGGATTTAGAAACCATTGAATGGTTGGAAAATTACTTGCGGGGCCTGGTAACTCCGATGGTAATTGTCTCCCATGACCGTGAGTTTTTGGATCGGCTCTGTACTCAAATTGTCGAAACAGAACGGGGGGTTTCCAGTACCTACTTAGGGAATTATTCCGCCTATATTGAGCAAAAGAACCTGAATCAAGAAGCCCAACTCAGTGCCTTTGAACGCCAACAAAAGGAATTAGAAAAGCAACAAACTTTTGTAGATCGGTTTCGGGCTAGTGCCACTCGCAGTACCCAGGCCAAGAGTCGGGAAAAACAACTCGCCAAAGTTGAACGGATTGCGGCCCCGGTGGATTCCGTCCGCACATTACGGTTTCAATTTCCACCTGCGCCCCGCAGTGGCCGAGAAGTGGTGATGATTGAAGATCTCGTCCATAGTTACGGGGATAAGATTTTATTTTTAGGGGCTGAGTTATTACTGGAGCGGGGGGATCGGGTTGCCTTTTTGGGGCCCAATGGAGCCGGGAAATCAACCTTATTGCGTCTGATCATGGGCCTGGAAACACCCCAATCGGGCATGGTTAAGTTAGGGGATCACAATGTCATTCCGGGTTACTTTGAGCAAAACCAGGCCGAAGCCCTGGACTTCGATAAGTTAGTGGTGGAGACGATCCATGATGAAGTTCCCCAATGGACAAACGAAGAAGTCAGAACCCTGCTGGGGCGATTTTTATTTAGTGGGGACACAGTTTATAAAAAAGTGGCAGCCCTCAGTGGTGGGGAAAAGGCCCGATTAGCCCTGGCGAAAATGTTGCTACGTCCAGCTAACCTATTAATTTTGGATGAACCCACCAACCATCTAGATATTCCGGCCAAGGAAATGTTGGAATCTGCCCTCCAGGCCTATGACGGGACAGTGGTGGTTGTTTCCCATGACCGTTATTTTATTTCCCAAGTTGCCAATAAGATTGTTGAAATTCGAGATGGTGAATTTAAGGTCTATCAAGGGGACTACCATTACTATCTAGATAAAGTTGCTGAGGAAAAAGAAGCCGCCCGCCTCGCCCAATTCACCGCTGCCAAAGCCAGTAAAGCCGCTGCTAAAAAAGCCAAAGCCAAGAAGAAAAGTTAA
- a CDS encoding YnfA family protein has translation MLFFVLAGLCELGGGYLVWLSLREGKTIWLAVLGVVILGLYGAIPTLQPTHFGRAYAAYGGVFVALSLLWGWLVDRIGPDKFDLLGGWIVLLGVFVIMYAPRG, from the coding sequence ATGCTTTTTTTCGTCCTGGCTGGGTTGTGTGAACTCGGTGGGGGCTATCTAGTATGGCTATCCCTGCGGGAAGGTAAAACCATCTGGTTAGCGGTGTTAGGCGTGGTAATTCTGGGACTCTATGGTGCCATTCCCACGCTTCAGCCAACCCATTTTGGGCGGGCCTATGCAGCTTATGGCGGTGTGTTTGTTGCGTTATCTCTTTTATGGGGCTGGCTCGTTGATCGAATCGGCCCTGATAAGTTTGATCTGTTGGGGGGGTGGATCGTCTTACTAGGGGTTTTTGTCATCATGTATGCCCCGCGAGGATAA
- the trpC gene encoding indole-3-glycerol phosphate synthase TrpC codes for MQIRRRSPNPPVLVQSLQFQTRMADADAKPRHILEEIIWHKETEVEQLRESLPLRDLQRQVLLAPPPRPFYEALKSHPLKLALIAEVKKASPSKGVLRHNFDPVAIAQAYTQVGATCLSVLTDEKFFQGSFDNLIRVREAVDLPILCKDFIIYPYQMYLARVKGADAVLLIAAVLSDRDLQYFLKIANGLGMAALVEVHTLAELDRVLQLDGVQLVGINNRNLETFETKVSTTVELMQQRYPEIRERGILVVSESGLQSPHDISQVHACGAKAVLIGESLVREAPEEVHYLDIQAQVTERVNRLFPESYLSAVS; via the coding sequence ATGCAGATTCGCCGCCGCTCTCCTAATCCCCCCGTCCTAGTGCAAAGCTTGCAATTCCAAACCCGTATGGCTGATGCTGATGCTAAACCTCGGCACATTTTGGAGGAGATCATTTGGCATAAGGAAACAGAAGTTGAGCAGTTGCGGGAAAGCCTGCCTCTGAGGGATCTACAACGCCAAGTCTTACTAGCTCCACCTCCACGACCCTTTTATGAGGCGTTGAAGTCTCACCCCCTGAAGTTAGCTTTAATTGCCGAAGTGAAGAAAGCCTCCCCTAGTAAAGGTGTTTTACGACATAATTTTGATCCTGTGGCAATTGCCCAGGCCTATACTCAAGTGGGCGCAACCTGTTTGTCGGTTTTAACCGATGAGAAATTTTTCCAAGGCAGCTTTGACAATCTTATTCGTGTCCGCGAGGCTGTTGATTTACCAATTCTCTGCAAGGACTTTATTATTTACCCCTATCAGATGTATTTGGCACGGGTTAAGGGGGCTGATGCAGTCCTGCTGATTGCCGCAGTTTTGTCGGATCGAGATTTGCAGTATTTCCTCAAAATTGCCAATGGCCTGGGGATGGCGGCCTTAGTCGAGGTGCATACCCTTGCAGAACTGGATCGGGTTTTGCAATTGGATGGCGTGCAGTTGGTTGGAATTAACAACCGGAACTTAGAAACCTTTGAAACCAAGGTCAGTACCACCGTTGAGTTAATGCAACAGCGGTATCCAGAAATTCGCGAGCGGGGAATTTTGGTGGTCAGTGAATCGGGTCTTCAGTCCCCCCATGACATCAGTCAAGTCCACGCCTGTGGGGCCAAGGCCGTCCTAATTGGGGAGTCGTTGGTTCGGGAAGCTCCTGAGGAAGTCCATTATCTGGATATTCAGGCCCAAGTCACTGAGCGGGTTAATCGGTTGTTTCCTGAGTCTTACTTGTCAGCGGTGAGTTAA